The genomic DNA cttttgctcttccccttcttcttctttttcttcttccttccttggaTGGATTCCTTATGCTGACGTCATCTTTTGtaaactttttcttctcttttttcagtcTTTTTCGTCTTTGGATAAaaaatatttccttattttcctttttttctactctgtttatgtttgatttatttgctAATTTGggtttctcagtttctctctctctttctctttctctttctctctctctttctctttctctttctctttctctttctctttctctttctctttctctttctctttctctttctctttctctttctctttctctctctctctctctctctctctctctctctctctctctatctctctctctctttcatttagttGTGCGTTTTTTCTAAatacattttttctatatatatatatatatatatatatatatatatatatatatatatatatatatatatatatatatatatatatatatatatatatatatatatatatatatttatatatatatatatatatatatatgtgtatatatatatatatatatatatatatatatatatatatatgtatatatatatatatatatatatatatatatatatatatatatatatatatatatatatatatatatatatatatatatatatgtgtgtgtgtgtgtgtgtgtttgtgtttgtgtgtgtgtgcgcgcgcgtgcatttCCAATTCAGTTCATTCTGTTCACATTGATGAGAAATATAACATCAATATTTAAAATGTCTAAATCGCTCACGTGTTGGAAACATCTAACAAAAGAAAAGACGTAGCTTAATACTTAATCTATTTATTGGCATTTTTATTATGTAAATTGACTTTTGCGGTCTCGTTGCTTCCGTGAATTGTTGAAGAGATGTTCTAGAGAGTtgttgttttatgtatgtttgattGAAGGTAATGACGTTAATTActaatcgtatgtgtgtgtgtttgtttttttatttatttattttttttttactaatcgttttttttttttttttttttttttttcttttttttttttaaatgtcgtTTACAATAAACATTTCCTATCACGCCCCCTGAATGCATTAATACGAACAGCTGATTCTTTCTGATGCCAATGTATCGGTTGATGCTTAAGAGATTTCCATAATTAACATAATTCATGTCAATTATACAATACTTTTTCTTTCATCCAGAAGGAATTAAATATGTAGTCTTAATGATTCATTATAGATAccggatagatatatggatgggtgggtgggtgggtgggtaggtgggtggatggatggatgggtggctggataggtgggtggatagatggatgggtggatggatgagtggatgggagggagcgtgggtgggtggatggatggatggatggatgggtgggtgggtaggtgggtgggtggatggttgaatgggtgggttggaggctgggtggatgggtggatggatgggtgggttggaaggtgggtatatgggtggatggataagtgggtggatggatagatgggtggttggatggatgaatgggtgggtggatggataggtgggtggatagatggatgggtggatggatgagtaaatgggtgggtgggtggatagatggatgggtggatggatgagtggatgggtgggtggatgggtggatatatggacagatgaatggatggatggatagatataaatatagttggataaagaaaaaatcttgaCATGCATTTATCaacgttttgtttgtctgttttctttcttcttatttttattcctatattactgtttttcttcttcatcttttgttcatctctttttcctaggtctttttctttctttctttctttcttaattgctTCCTTTATCctcgttttttgttattgcttttgttgtttcgaGAATCCAATAACTTTATTGAAGTTCTCTTTTCTAAGACTTCCTTTCTCTcgaattgtttttttatttctattttctttctctccctctttctttctctctctctctctctctctctctctctctctctctctctctctctctctgtctctctctctctctctctctctctctctctctgtctgtctgtctgtttgtctgtctgtttgtctgtttgtctgtctctgtctgtctgtctctgtctctctctctctctctctctctctctctctctctctctctctctctctctctctctctctctctctctctctctctctctctctctctctctctttcgcatcctGCTTCTCATCCgcatctctctttttcattcttaccCTCACTATTTcctctcgtttatttttttattctttattacttcttcttcgcccactttctcatcctttcttctccctcattttattcctcactttcccctcctcctcgacctcttcctcattctccctttcatgATTTCATCctcatacttcctcctcctcctcctcctcctcctcctcatttgtcTCTCCCTTGCTTTCATTCCTtgttcttctaccttctcctcattccctcctactTTATGTCATCCTCATTCTTAACCACTTTGACCTCATCCTCGACTtcatccttattccttcttcctcaactTCGTCCTTACACCCTCATCCTTGACTACTTCCTCATTCCTAAAACCTCATCCTTATTCTGAATTCCTCATCCCCAAGTTCGTCATCGACCGTTCCTCTCACGCCCTCACACTCACTTCTTCGTCCCCAGTtacaccctcactccctcatccccgacatactcctcctcctccctcgcccccctccttcataactactccctcccaccctcccttacctcccccggGCACTcagcgcttctctctctctctctctctctctctctctctctctctctctctctctctctctctctctctctctctctctctctctctctctctctctctctctctccctatatattccATAATCGATtactcacctcttctccctctctctctctcccccgaacAGATATTCCATGATCGGTTCAGACGAAGAGAACGACTTCAGTCTCCGGATCGTCCAAGCGACCCTGGACGACGATGCCGACTACCAGTGCCAGGTCTCGTCGCCCACGGACAAGCCCATCCGGTCTGACGTGGCACACCTGACGATCTACGTGACCCCGACGTACCCCAAGATCGACTACATGCCCATCGCCACGGCAGGAGTGCCTTATACCCTGTCTTGCCTGACGGATGGTGCCAGACCCGCGCCGGAGGTGGGTTGGGTTGATGTTGGTTGGGATGATGTTGGTTGGTATGATGTTGGTGTGGGTTGATGTTGGTTTTATTCCTCTTAAATGGAGTGGGTGGACGAGAAGGAATCTTGAAAGAGATCTCATTTATATcttaaatatctttaaaaatataaGTGGGGTATTTTTAAAGATTCTATTCATATCTTAAATATCATTAAAAATGTGTAGGGTCTTTAAAAAGATCCCATTTATATcttaaatatctttaaaaatataaGTGGGGTCTTTAAAGAGATCTCATTTATATCTTAAATATCTTTAGAAATATAAGTGGGGTCTTTAAAAAGATCCCATTTATATCTtaaatatcattaaaaatataaGTGCGGTCTTTAAAGATTCTATTTATATCTTAAATATCTTTCTATACCTCTTAGATGCAATGGGTGAACGAGGAAGAAACCTATCTTTAAAGATATCCCATTTATATCCTaaatgtcttttttattcttagtaGATGCAATGGGGTGGGCGAGGAAGAGAGCTATCTTTAAATAGATTCCATtgatatcttcattatctttttattcctcttggaTGCAATGGATAAACGAGGAAGAAAGCCATTTTTAAATAGATCCAATttaaatcttcattttttttatctctctcaaatGCAAGGAAAAGGGATCAGCCATCTTTAAATAGATCCCATTGATATCTTAAatatctctttattcctcttagATGCAATGGCTTGACGAGGAAGAAAGCTATCTTTAAATAGATTCCATtgatatcttcattatcttttgatTCCTCTTAGATGCAATGGGTAGACGAAAAGGGATCTTTAGATAGATCCAATTTAtatcttaattatcttttttattcctcttagaTGCAATGGCTTTAAATAGATCCAATGTAaatcttccttatctttttctttcctcttagaTGCAATGGGTGGACGAAAAGGAATCAGTCGTCTTTAAAGAGATCCCATTtaaatcttcattatctttttctttctcttagatGCAATGGGTGAATAAGGAAGACATCTATCTTTAAAGATATCCAATgtaaatcattatctttttctttctcttagatGCAATGGGTGGACGAAAAGGGATCGGTCATCACCAAGGGGACCCAGTACCACAGGAGGGTGAGGCCAGACGGCAAACTCATCGACACCAACTTCACCTACACCTTCACGCCCACACGGCACCACAACGGGCGGACTCTTACCTGCCAGGTGTTTAGCCCAGCGCTGAACACCGCCCTGACGACCGAGGCTGTAATTAGGGTGAAATATCCCCCTTACGTGCAACTAGTTTTCTCGCCgagtgagtattattattatcattttcgttttttttttttttttttcgttttcttccgtgttttttttttttttttttttttttttttttttttttttttttaaggatgtgagagaagagagagagaaaaaattgtcGTACGTTATGCTGAGGTTGTGATAATCGAAACTGCAGCACGATTctggtcattgttattgttcataaGCGCCTAAAACCACAATCAAAGGGGTACTTATGAAACGGGGACATACCACTTGTGCTTccctcaagaaaagaaaaagatcagaAAAAATTCTATAACATGGACATAATGTATGTTCTTACACTTTCCCACAGTCGAgttagaatttctctctctctctctctctctcgctctttctctctctttcttttctctctctctctatctatctatctatttatctatctatctatctctgtttatctctctagctctcttcttCTCACAGCGTTTTTCCCCTACTCTTTTCCACATCTACTCTAgctttttatcattacattttctATAGCTCAAGTAACTCTTttacttgcctctctctctttcccacaacTAAGTTgaatatctctttccctttctccctttcccacagtaaaatcattttttctctttctctctccttttctcacagccaattcattttcttttctcgttcccACAgccaaataattttcttttttcactccctttcccacagttaaacctctctctctctctctctctctctctctctctctctctctctctctctctctctctctctctctctctctctctctctctctctctctctctcccctttcccagagccaattcattttcctttttctctctctctctttctcacagccaattatctttttctctctccctttcccacaaccaaatcattttcttctctctctccctttcccacagtattttttttctctctctttctccttttcgttttcctttctcccactttccccacaaccaattcatttttctctctctccctttcgttttcctttctcccactttccccacaaccaattcatttctctctctctctccctttcgttttcctttctcccactttccccacacccacttcatttctctctctctctccctttcgttttcctttctcccactttccccacaaccaattcatttctctctctctgtctctttcgttttcctttctccctttccccacaaccaattcatttctctctctctctccctttcgttttcctttctcccactttccccacaaccaattcatttctctctctctctccctttcgttttcctttctcccactttccccacaaccaattcatttctctctctctctccctttcgttttcctttctcccactttccccacaACCAATtcatgtctctgcctctctccctttcgttttcccttctccccctttccccacaaccaatacatttctctctctctctccctttcgttttcctttctcccactttccccacaaccaattcatttctctctctctctccctttcgttttcctttctcccactttccccacaaccaattcatttctctctctctctccctttcgttttcctttctcccactttccccacaaccaattcatttctctctctctctccctttcgttttcctttctcccactttccccacagccaattcatttttctctctctctccctccccccacagccaagttaaaggagggagaggaggccttCGTCACGTGCAAAGTGGACGCCAACCCCAACAACGTGACTTACCGCTGGTTTCGCGAGGGCAAGGAGGTGCTGGGCGTCGCGGGGGCCACCATGCCCTTGGGTGTCCTGTCGAGGAGTAACCAGTCGGCCACGATAGCCTGCGAGGTCACCAATGCCCTGGGCACGGCGAGGAAGACGGACCAGCTCAATATTCTTTGTAAGTGGTCgagatttttctctttgtctctgtctgtctggctggctgtctgtctgtctctctctcatgagtgaattagtgagtacgtatatgtgtgtgtgtgtgtttgtgtgtgtgtgtgtttgtgtgtgtgtgtgtgtgtgtgtgtgtgtgtgtgtgtgtgtgtgtgtgtgtgtgtgtgtgtgtgtgtgtgtgtgtgtgtgtgtgtgtgtgtgtgcgtgcgtgcgcgcgcgcgcgtgtacgcgCCTCTGTGCAAACGCTACACGTGCATACAGGcacttccatatttttttcttttatcaacctGCCTTTGTCGTAGTCATAAAACcattgatgtctctctctctctatttgcacTGAAGATCAATCCAAATCCACATTCTTTGACACGCCACATGACagtccctcctcatcctctcgccCTCCATTCACGTCAAACGACTTCCTATTTACACTTCATATCGAAGTTGCATCGCTTCTCCTTGCCTTCCAGACCCGCCCATGTTCCTAGCGGAGCCCAGCAGCGTGTCGGGTGAGATCGGGAACATGGTGACGATGAAGTGTCGGGTGGACGCGAATCCCGTGGCCGAGATTTACTGGTCGAGGCTCCGGGACAACGAGGTGAGCGATGAGAGATGATGAGGTGGATAGGTGATAGGAATTTAAAGGTCTgagtccttttctctctgtttctgtctgtctgcctctgtttgtctgtctctctttctctctttgtttctctctctctctctctctctctctctctctctctctctctctctctctctctctctctctctctctctctctatctatctatctatctatctatctctccctctctctgcttttttttttctccctctctctttttgtctctctctctctctctctctctctctctctctctctctctctctctctctctctctctctctctctctctctctttctctctctctgtctcaggacTGATTCATTcaggacaaagaaaaggaaaaaactatTTTAAATCCTTCATTGCAACTTCCATTACACCCAATGATAACGTCCATGACTAATGAATCCTTCAGATCTAGTAAACCTTCAAGATTATCTTTCATGAATTTTGAAAACTTCTTTAAAGCACTACTGTTGCTTGGAAGGTTACTTCAGCTGacaattattgccattactactaataataatagtcctgatgatgataacgatgataatgatagtaatgatcgaTGGTAAAAAgagtgataaatgaataaattaataaataaataacaaataaaaataaaaatacgatggtaaatatagtgatagtaatgatcataatgatagtaataacaatgataatagaaataaggataatgatgatagtcaaaataagagtaatgatattgacgataatgataataaagataataaaaaaatacatgaaacacTCTTAAACTCTTCTAAATCATCCAGACCATTAGAccagaaaaaaatccaaattatAACTTCGCCTTCTaaccaccacccccctctctccccttcttcttctccctccccccttctgaccccaccccctctccccttcttctcctgcccctccccccttctgacccctcccccttcccccttcttcttctctcccctccctccgacccactcccccttcccccttcttctccccccccaccccccttccgaccccacccacccctccgccCCACAGCTGGTCGGCAAAGGCGAGGAACTGACCATCGAAGCCTCCAAAGCCACCGCGGGCGTGTACGTGTGCTCCGCCCGCAGCGAGACCTTCCCTCCCCTGGACGCCCAACTTCACCTGAGGCTCCGAGGCCCTCCGAGGATCAAGACGCCCACGGTGCTGGTGGTGCGGGAGGGACAGAATGCGGTGTTGAGGTGCTCCGTGGTGTCCGTGCCCCACCCGGTGTCGCTCGCGTGGGAGAAGGGCGGCGTGAGTCTGAGTCCGGGtgagttattattttattattattattattattatttattttatcttattattttttattattttttttattcatttatttattattattttttttttcttttttttttgtgtgtgtgtgtgtgagtccgggatgatttttttttttttgggggggtaggggtgggggagggtgttttgaggggggggatgtgtgttttGGTGGGGGGagtgtttggtatgtgtgtgtgtgtatgtgtgtgtttagcttCTTTTTATGAGGTTTCCCTAGTACAACGCATCTAAACATATTAACCAAACatattacaaaaaacaacaaaacacacacttcATAGCCCCCTTCACAGCTCTTCATATCCCACCTCTACACAGCCCCTCATACCCCCCTTCACAGCCCCTCATACCCCCCTTCACAGCCCCTCATAACCCCCTTCACAGCCCTTCATACCCCCCTTCACACACCCCTTCACAGCCCTTCATATCCTCTTCACAGCTCTTAATAACCCCCGTTCACATCCCTTCATAACCCCCCTTCACAGCCCCTTCATACCCACCTTCATACCCCCCTTCATACCCCCTTTCTCAGCCCTTCATAcccccccttcacaccctcccccttcacagccCCTCATACCCCCTTTCACAGCCCTTCATACCCCCCCTTCACAACCCCTCACAGCCCCTTCACACCCCCCTTCACACCCCCCTtcacagcccctccctccctcctccgcagaCGGCGACTGGGAAGTGAAGGAAGACCAGAGAGCTGACGGCGTCGTCTCCACGCTGACCATCTTCAACGTCTCGCAGGATGACTACGCGTCCTACAACTGCACGGTCATCAACGAGTACGGCGTCGGGACACAGCAGGTCATCCTCCAGAGACCACGTGAGTAGGAACTTggtttggggggggtgggagggatttttttggggggtgggtgggaaggatgggtgggtggaggggggtggggttgagggagggtagggagggagggagggagggaagggaggatagggagggagggaaggggggtagggaagggagggagggagggaagggaggggtggag from Penaeus vannamei isolate JL-2024 chromosome 43, ASM4276789v1, whole genome shotgun sequence includes the following:
- the LOC113802349 gene encoding irregular chiasm C-roughest protein; amino-acid sequence: MLYPTSACLLLVLCWPLASGNSQEQKQTFATMPSHQTAVAGSTVVLPCRVLNFHGLVQWTKDGFGLGTTRELEGFSRYSMIGSDEENDFSLRIVQATLDDDADYQCQVSSPTDKPIRSDVAHLTIYVTPTYPKIDYMPIATAGVPYTLSCLTDGARPAPEMQWVDEKGSVITKGTQYHRRVRPDGKLIDTNFTYTFTPTRHHNGRTLTCQVFSPALNTALTTEAVIRVKYPPYVQLVFSPTKLKEGEEAFVTCKVDANPNNVTYRWFREGKEVLGVAGATMPLGVLSRSNQSATIACEVTNALGTARKTDQLNILYPPMFLAEPSSVSGEIGNMVTMKCRVDANPVAEIYWSRLRDNELVGKGEELTIEASKATAGVYVCSARSETFPPLDAQLHLRLRGPPRIKTPTVLVVREGQNAVLRCSVVSVPHPVSLAWEKGGVSLSPDGDWEVKEDQRADGVVSTLTIFNVSQDDYASYNCTVINEYGVGTQQVILQRPPLIPFMVIVGGGGGVVLVVILVIFFILCGCRPKERKEKAADAPEKGAFANGISGKHHESQDVNGGGIELAKTEKVLPNLIPADARSTGKDSDNKEERSRANSSLSDGERESDSGWEKNSTNCSGKRVLTPSLGRAHYTSATTVFPPPDDDYMPYVDYTRDYLRVPVSPTDSSTHFQIGGPYSCYTPASDQPSSLPSSESLPPYTLQPQPTADFNGDYANGRHHPPANNDAVTVNGRLKHALLQDLKKELKGGGVPHDLNTGALQSKYIIPPQTKIKPGTLV